The following coding sequences lie in one Sorghum bicolor cultivar BTx623 chromosome 6, Sorghum_bicolor_NCBIv3, whole genome shotgun sequence genomic window:
- the LOC8070283 gene encoding uncharacterized protein LOC8070283 isoform X1 produces the protein MMNAKKIKLHDYHRYGSPLCDPQLFPATAAAGLPFHPAPGLVGSLPQPHGGGWVHEEHTTTTPRSVLATQGLQGGSCVGSDAAAFFAAEELMMGMPRFDCPLGGTPPPLPDLTAFAKRPPFGRPTTEAEQLYHRRPVDPLPIRDGSVRTYYVQPQQRDGATEAPPSLELPFQRRQQQQQQQQQERVHGLFGNASAGRLLGGTGGEPKAHSFPAHQVAPSTLLPVMEAPAVMQQSPMENLLSRSCSIIGAAATHVGSGNAVAAAAAAPGQGAPSKTRIRWTQDLHERFVDCVNQLGGADKATPKGILKLMNSDGLTIYHIKSHLQKYRIAKYMPASTSEGKQEKRAAGNDVQNLDPTGMKITEALRFQLDVQMRLHEQLEIQRNLQLRIEEQGKKLQKMLEEQMKVSRTVMEPQQGAAAAAAAAFLGVGERDEEEVEDAFDDVQEQLLAAMASSDAGFQSKIS, from the exons ATGATGAACGCCAAGAAGATTAAGCTGCACGACTACCACCGCTACGGATCGCCGCTGTGTGACCCGCAGCTGTTTCCGGCCACCGCCGCGGCGGGGCTCCCCTTCCACCCGGCTCCGGGGCTCGTGGGCTCCCTGCCGCAGCCGCATGGCGGCGGCTGGGTTCACGAGGAGCACACCACGACGACTCCGAGGTCCGTGCTCGCGACGCAGGGGCTGCAGGGGGGCAGCTGCGTCGGCTCCGACGCCGCCGCGTTCTTCGCCGCCGAGGAGCTGATGATGGGCATGCCGCGGTTCGACTGCCCTCTCGgcgggacgccgccgccgctcccggACCTGACAGCTTTTGCCAAGAGACCGCCGTTTGGCCGGCCGACGACGGAGGCCGAGCAGCTGTACCACCGTCGTCCAGTCGACCCGCTGCCGATCCGCGACGGCTCGGTGAGGACGTACTACGTCCAGCCGCAGCAGCGCGACGGCGCCACAGAGGCGCCTCCTTCACTCGAGCTGCCATTCCAGCGgcgtcagcagcagcagcagcagcaacaacaagaaCGAGTGCATGGGTTGTTCGGCAACGCTTCCGCCGGCAGGCTGCTCGGCGGCACCGGCGGCGAACCTAAAGCACACTCCTTTCCAGCTCAT CAGGTTGCGCCGAGCACGCTTCTCCCAGTGATGGAGGCGCCGGCGGTCATGCAGCAGAGCCCTATGGAGAACCTGCTGTCCAGGAGCTGCAGCATCATCGGTGCGGCGGCGACCCACGTCGGGAGCGGaaacgccgtcgccgccgccgccgctgcgccGGGGCAAGGCGCGCCGAGCAAGACGCGGATCCGGTGGACGCAGGATCTCCACGAGCGCTTCGTCGACTGCGTGAACCAGCTCGGCGGCGCGGACA AGGCGACTCCCAAGGGGATTCTGAAGCTGATGAACTCTGATGGACTCACAATCTACCACATCAAGAGCCACCTTCAG AAATACCGCATTGCCAAGTACATGCCAGCATCGACGTCTGAAG GGAAACAGGAGAAAAGAGCCGCCGGAAATGACGTGCAGAATCTCGACCCCAC TGGGATgaagatcactgaagcactacgCTTCCAGCTCGACGTGCAGATGCGCCTCCACGAGCAGCTCGAG ATCCAGAGGAACCTGCAGCTGAGGATCGAGGAGCAGGGGAAGAAGCTGCAGAAGATGCTCGAGGAGCAGATGAAGGTGAGCAGGACCGTGATGGAGCCGCAgcagggcgccgccgccgccgccgccgccgccttcctcGGCGTCGGCGAGAGGGATGAGGAGGAAGTGGAGGACGCGTTCGACGACGTGCAGGAGCAGCTGCTGGCGGCCATGGCCAGCAGCGACGCCGGGTTCCAGTCGAAGATAAGCTAG
- the LOC8070283 gene encoding uncharacterized protein LOC8070283 isoform X2 encodes MMNAKKIKLHDYHRYGSPLCDPQLFPATAAAGLPFHPAPGLVGSLPQPHGGGWVHEEHTTTTPRSVLATQGLQGGSCVGSDAAAFFAAEELMMGMPRFDCPLGGTPPPLPDLTAFAKRPPFGRPTTEAEQLYHRRPVDPLPIRDGSVRTYYVQPQQRDGATEAPPSLELPFQRRQQQQQQQQQERVHGLFGNASAGRLLGGTGGEPKAHSFPAHVAPSTLLPVMEAPAVMQQSPMENLLSRSCSIIGAAATHVGSGNAVAAAAAAPGQGAPSKTRIRWTQDLHERFVDCVNQLGGADKATPKGILKLMNSDGLTIYHIKSHLQKYRIAKYMPASTSEGKQEKRAAGNDVQNLDPTGMKITEALRFQLDVQMRLHEQLEIQRNLQLRIEEQGKKLQKMLEEQMKVSRTVMEPQQGAAAAAAAAFLGVGERDEEEVEDAFDDVQEQLLAAMASSDAGFQSKIS; translated from the exons ATGATGAACGCCAAGAAGATTAAGCTGCACGACTACCACCGCTACGGATCGCCGCTGTGTGACCCGCAGCTGTTTCCGGCCACCGCCGCGGCGGGGCTCCCCTTCCACCCGGCTCCGGGGCTCGTGGGCTCCCTGCCGCAGCCGCATGGCGGCGGCTGGGTTCACGAGGAGCACACCACGACGACTCCGAGGTCCGTGCTCGCGACGCAGGGGCTGCAGGGGGGCAGCTGCGTCGGCTCCGACGCCGCCGCGTTCTTCGCCGCCGAGGAGCTGATGATGGGCATGCCGCGGTTCGACTGCCCTCTCGgcgggacgccgccgccgctcccggACCTGACAGCTTTTGCCAAGAGACCGCCGTTTGGCCGGCCGACGACGGAGGCCGAGCAGCTGTACCACCGTCGTCCAGTCGACCCGCTGCCGATCCGCGACGGCTCGGTGAGGACGTACTACGTCCAGCCGCAGCAGCGCGACGGCGCCACAGAGGCGCCTCCTTCACTCGAGCTGCCATTCCAGCGgcgtcagcagcagcagcagcagcaacaacaagaaCGAGTGCATGGGTTGTTCGGCAACGCTTCCGCCGGCAGGCTGCTCGGCGGCACCGGCGGCGAACCTAAAGCACACTCCTTTCCAGCTCAT GTTGCGCCGAGCACGCTTCTCCCAGTGATGGAGGCGCCGGCGGTCATGCAGCAGAGCCCTATGGAGAACCTGCTGTCCAGGAGCTGCAGCATCATCGGTGCGGCGGCGACCCACGTCGGGAGCGGaaacgccgtcgccgccgccgccgctgcgccGGGGCAAGGCGCGCCGAGCAAGACGCGGATCCGGTGGACGCAGGATCTCCACGAGCGCTTCGTCGACTGCGTGAACCAGCTCGGCGGCGCGGACA AGGCGACTCCCAAGGGGATTCTGAAGCTGATGAACTCTGATGGACTCACAATCTACCACATCAAGAGCCACCTTCAG AAATACCGCATTGCCAAGTACATGCCAGCATCGACGTCTGAAG GGAAACAGGAGAAAAGAGCCGCCGGAAATGACGTGCAGAATCTCGACCCCAC TGGGATgaagatcactgaagcactacgCTTCCAGCTCGACGTGCAGATGCGCCTCCACGAGCAGCTCGAG ATCCAGAGGAACCTGCAGCTGAGGATCGAGGAGCAGGGGAAGAAGCTGCAGAAGATGCTCGAGGAGCAGATGAAGGTGAGCAGGACCGTGATGGAGCCGCAgcagggcgccgccgccgccgccgccgccgccttcctcGGCGTCGGCGAGAGGGATGAGGAGGAAGTGGAGGACGCGTTCGACGACGTGCAGGAGCAGCTGCTGGCGGCCATGGCCAGCAGCGACGCCGGGTTCCAGTCGAAGATAAGCTAG